One genomic segment of Peribacillus sp. FSL H8-0477 includes these proteins:
- a CDS encoding ATP-binding protein produces MNDQLEYIGKKIQEKSTELALKTVAFSKEDHVYSLNYTRSESIHSMQTRTFYLLGSYLASCDEDTKKTLLSFADIYAQKAISRLSTLDQVMRFVYLSRTIISDFLEEELKQGFIQMDTVFQTMKIIDPICLSISNTFINHYNDKLSSTKFALDESNEDLRITLKELTELKNALNEATIFSICDLHHQFTYVNDKFCNASQYSKEELLGQPHSILDSAYHPPFFFEQIDKTLLKGHVWKGEVLKQAKDGSHYWVDTTIVPLLDHTSTPYQFISIQYDITEKKRAEEMLQKTEKLSMVGELAAGIAHEIRNPLTTIKGFVQLMGESKQEDYFTETILGEIERINFIVNEFMVFAKPHDVLFSECNLSIVLQDLISFLKPEALLKNVTITQHLPKEHVTISGEKHQLKQVFLNLIKNAIEALPNGGNVTVTMETTMEEVIISIIDNGIGLSSEQLQRIGEPFFTTKASGNGLGLMVSYKIIQNHSGSITVKSEPNKGTTFSVRFLRAYSQLAE; encoded by the coding sequence ATGAACGATCAATTAGAGTACATCGGAAAAAAAATACAAGAGAAAAGTACAGAACTAGCGCTGAAAACAGTTGCGTTTTCTAAAGAAGACCATGTCTACAGCCTCAATTATACACGCTCAGAGAGCATTCATTCGATGCAGACAAGAACGTTTTACCTCCTTGGCAGCTATCTAGCTTCATGTGATGAAGACACCAAGAAAACCTTACTCAGCTTTGCTGATATTTATGCCCAGAAAGCTATTAGCCGATTGTCTACTCTTGATCAAGTAATGCGCTTCGTTTATCTATCAAGGACCATTATTTCTGATTTTCTAGAGGAAGAATTAAAACAAGGATTCATTCAGATGGACACTGTCTTCCAAACGATGAAAATTATTGACCCAATTTGTCTAAGTATTTCTAACACATTTATTAATCATTATAACGATAAACTTTCATCTACAAAGTTTGCTCTTGATGAATCAAATGAAGATTTAAGAATTACGCTTAAAGAGCTGACTGAATTAAAAAATGCATTAAACGAGGCGACTATATTTTCAATTTGTGATTTACACCACCAATTTACATATGTAAATGATAAATTTTGCAATGCCTCTCAGTATTCAAAGGAAGAATTGCTTGGTCAGCCTCACTCAATATTAGATTCCGCATACCATCCTCCATTTTTTTTCGAGCAAATAGATAAAACACTTCTAAAAGGACACGTTTGGAAGGGTGAAGTATTAAAACAGGCCAAAGATGGCAGTCACTATTGGGTAGATACGACCATCGTTCCGCTGCTAGACCACACAAGTACACCGTATCAGTTCATTTCCATCCAATATGATATTACCGAAAAAAAACGGGCGGAAGAAATGCTGCAAAAAACGGAAAAGCTTTCAATGGTTGGTGAGCTGGCTGCAGGCATCGCTCATGAAATTCGCAATCCCCTAACCACAATAAAAGGTTTTGTCCAATTGATGGGAGAATCGAAACAAGAAGATTATTTCACTGAAACCATATTGGGTGAAATTGAACGGATCAATTTTATTGTTAATGAATTTATGGTGTTTGCTAAACCGCATGATGTCCTCTTCAGCGAATGTAATCTAAGTATAGTGCTGCAAGATTTAATCAGTTTTCTCAAACCTGAGGCTCTTCTAAAAAATGTTACGATTACTCAACACTTGCCGAAAGAACATGTCACCATTTCTGGAGAGAAACATCAGCTTAAACAAGTCTTTTTAAATCTCATTAAAAATGCCATTGAAGCTTTACCAAACGGCGGAAATGTAACCGTGACCATGGAAACGACAATGGAAGAGGTGATTATTTCTATTATCGACAATGGCATTGGCCTTTCATCAGAACAGCTCCAAAGAATAGGAGAACCTTTTTTCACAACAAAAGCTAGTGGAAATGGACTTGGGCTCATGGTCAGCTACAAAATAATTCAAAACCACTCAGGATCCATCACCGTTAAAAGTGAACCGAACAAAGGTACTACCTTTAGTGTCAGATTTTTACGAGCCTACTCTCAACTTGCTGAATAA
- a CDS encoding protoporphyrinogen oxidase codes for MKTVVVIGGGITGLSAMYYLDKAVKEKGLDLKLILIEADEQLGGKIKTIKNGEFIMEAGADSIVARKQNVAPFLSELNLEKEVVYNATGTSFIHADGVLKKIPADAVFGIPSSLESLAKSELVSAEAKVEALKDFYLVNESFTKDDSIGEFLEAFLGKELVEKQIAPVLSGVYSGKLHDLTIASTLPYLLDYKDKYGSIIKGIEENRKQTQGSGDKKFLSFKNGLATIIQQLEENLEFAEVWKNTKAEKISKEDGRYRISLNGKEDIETDYLILSTPHTTAHKLLQDEELSKEFGQLKASSLISIYMGFTIPDSLLPADGTGYITSEESELTCNACTWTSRKWSHTSENNRLLVRLFYKSSNPAYEELKDLSEQELVKVALSDIERSLGITSEPVSSQVTKWHDNMPNYSLKHHQFVEKLEQRLDQAFPGILLAGCSYYGVGIPDCIANGKKTAEIIIDQLR; via the coding sequence GTGAAAACAGTTGTTGTCATTGGCGGAGGTATTACTGGGTTATCAGCCATGTATTACTTAGATAAAGCCGTAAAAGAAAAAGGTCTTGATTTAAAATTAATATTAATAGAAGCTGACGAACAGTTAGGTGGAAAAATTAAAACCATCAAAAACGGTGAATTTATTATGGAAGCAGGAGCAGATTCAATTGTGGCGCGTAAACAAAATGTTGCTCCTTTTCTATCAGAATTAAATTTAGAAAAAGAAGTCGTTTATAACGCTACAGGCACGTCGTTTATCCATGCAGATGGTGTGTTAAAAAAAATTCCCGCCGATGCTGTATTTGGGATACCATCTAGTCTAGAATCACTTGCGAAGAGTGAACTAGTATCTGCTGAAGCAAAGGTAGAGGCGCTAAAAGATTTCTATCTAGTCAATGAATCTTTCACGAAGGACGATTCAATCGGCGAGTTCCTCGAAGCTTTTCTTGGCAAGGAACTAGTTGAAAAACAAATTGCTCCGGTTCTTTCAGGTGTTTATTCTGGTAAACTGCACGACTTAACGATTGCATCGACGCTTCCTTATCTCCTTGATTATAAGGATAAATACGGGAGTATTATCAAAGGCATCGAAGAGAATAGAAAGCAAACTCAAGGATCTGGAGATAAGAAGTTCTTATCTTTTAAGAACGGCCTGGCAACGATCATCCAACAGCTAGAAGAAAACCTAGAGTTTGCAGAAGTATGGAAGAATACAAAAGCAGAAAAAATTAGTAAAGAAGACGGCCGGTACCGAATTTCTTTAAATGGTAAGGAAGACATTGAAACCGATTATCTTATTCTTAGCACACCCCATACAACGGCGCATAAATTGCTGCAAGATGAAGAACTCTCTAAAGAGTTTGGACAGCTGAAAGCAAGCTCGCTTATTAGCATCTATATGGGTTTTACGATTCCTGATTCTTTACTTCCAGCGGATGGTACGGGGTATATTACCTCTGAAGAAAGTGAGCTCACCTGTAATGCCTGTACATGGACAAGCCGGAAATGGTCTCATACCTCTGAAAACAATAGGTTGTTAGTCAGACTTTTTTATAAAAGTTCCAATCCTGCCTATGAGGAATTAAAGGACCTAAGTGAGCAGGAATTAGTGAAGGTTGCGCTTTCAGATATTGAACGGAGTCTTGGGATTACATCAGAGCCTGTTTCGAGCCAAGTAACTAAGTGGCATGATAATATGCCAAATTATTCGCTAAAACATCATCAGTTTGTCGAGAAACTTGAACAAAGGTTGGATCAAGCATTTCCGGGGATCTTACTTGCAGGCTGTTCGTATTACGGGGTAGGTATTCCTGATTGTATTGCCAATGGGAAGAAGACAGCAGAAATAATTATTGATCAATTAAGATAA
- a CDS encoding ABC transporter substrate-binding protein, with protein MTKKHSYKALMGAFLCLLLLLTACGKDNEQSEKKSESEPKKEITLTDAMGEVKIPADPKRILASNLEDSLVALDVTPAAQWAIGTSVHDYLQPFLKDVPTIEWNMPLEQTMNADPELIIFSSPSAIEEGKYEEYKKIAPTYVFKDEDAADWRKQLQIMGQIVDKEDKAKEALADYDKKAEQAASELKTSIGDESAAVIWVIAKQYYLLENNRYAGNVLYDDLGITQPKMIQDLPAAGASWNPIALEALAELDADHIFLASLPGEDGLQALKDSSVWKGLPAVKNNQVYDMEDPSNWTINGKIASDVTIDNVLEALK; from the coding sequence TTGACTAAAAAGCATTCATATAAAGCTCTAATGGGCGCGTTTCTGTGTCTATTATTACTTTTAACAGCTTGTGGTAAGGACAACGAACAATCAGAAAAGAAATCTGAAAGTGAACCAAAAAAAGAAATTACACTGACTGATGCAATGGGTGAGGTAAAGATTCCTGCAGATCCAAAGCGTATTCTTGCTTCCAATCTTGAGGATTCATTAGTTGCATTAGATGTAACGCCTGCCGCACAATGGGCAATCGGAACATCTGTACATGACTATTTACAGCCATTTTTGAAGGATGTCCCAACCATCGAATGGAATATGCCGCTTGAACAAACCATGAATGCTGACCCTGAGTTAATAATCTTTAGCTCCCCTTCCGCAATTGAAGAAGGAAAATATGAAGAATATAAAAAGATCGCCCCTACTTATGTGTTTAAAGATGAAGATGCTGCAGACTGGCGCAAGCAGCTGCAAATAATGGGACAAATCGTTGATAAAGAAGATAAAGCTAAAGAAGCCCTTGCAGATTATGATAAAAAAGCTGAGCAAGCAGCAAGTGAACTTAAAACGTCTATCGGTGATGAATCTGCTGCTGTTATTTGGGTCATTGCTAAACAATACTATTTATTAGAAAATAACCGCTACGCTGGTAATGTGCTTTATGATGATCTTGGTATTACTCAGCCGAAGATGATCCAAGACCTTCCTGCTGCTGGAGCAAGCTGGAATCCAATCGCTTTAGAAGCACTGGCTGAACTTGATGCTGACCATATCTTCCTAGCTAGTCTTCCAGGTGAAGATGGACTTCAAGCATTAAAGGACAGCTCAGTGTGGAAAGGCCTTCCTGCCGTAAAAAATAACCAAGTTTATGATATGGAAGATCCAAGCAACTGGACGATTAACGGAAAAATTGCTAGTGATGTGACCATTGATAACGTTCTTGAAGCTTTAAAATAA
- a CDS encoding FecCD family ABC transporter permease: MWILLLGMIGLIAAMALSLRLGTKTFQIETIIQAIFTYNPEITAHQIVRDIRFPRALGAALIGAFLALSGAIMQALTRNPLAEPSLLGVSHGAAFALVLTLVFFPKLSLAGTTAAAMAGAGLTVLFIFSLTARAKGGITPVKLALAGIAIGMFLSSLTSSLGLYFNVAKDMSFWYAGGLAYITWSSLKILSAAGVVGVVIVTLLARSLTLLGLGVDVTKGLGINLHIVRILGVLAVLLLTGSSVAVSGAIGFIGLVIPHISRMLVGSDYRLLLPVSALLGSVLLVTADVGARLINPPYETTVGIVTAAIGVPFFLYLVRNEGSRSS, encoded by the coding sequence ATGTGGATATTATTACTTGGCATGATTGGTTTAATCGCAGCAATGGCTTTATCCCTAAGGCTTGGTACTAAAACTTTTCAAATTGAAACCATCATTCAAGCCATTTTTACTTATAATCCAGAAATAACAGCTCATCAAATTGTGAGGGATATTCGCTTTCCACGAGCGCTAGGGGCAGCTCTGATTGGTGCATTTCTTGCTTTATCAGGGGCAATTATGCAAGCTTTAACTCGAAACCCGCTGGCAGAGCCGTCTTTACTAGGCGTGTCACATGGTGCCGCGTTTGCTCTAGTCCTCACGCTCGTTTTTTTTCCAAAGCTTTCACTAGCAGGGACTACAGCTGCTGCAATGGCTGGAGCGGGATTAACTGTGCTGTTTATTTTCTCGCTGACCGCCCGTGCAAAGGGTGGGATTACTCCTGTTAAACTAGCTTTAGCCGGAATAGCAATTGGTATGTTTCTTAGTTCGCTTACATCAAGCCTAGGACTCTATTTTAATGTAGCCAAGGATATGAGTTTCTGGTATGCAGGCGGGCTTGCCTATATCACCTGGAGTTCATTGAAGATACTAAGTGCAGCCGGAGTGGTTGGCGTAGTCATTGTCACCTTACTTGCAAGGTCGCTTACTTTGCTTGGACTCGGAGTAGATGTTACGAAAGGACTCGGAATTAATCTCCATATTGTAAGGATTCTTGGCGTTCTAGCCGTGCTGTTGTTGACGGGCAGTTCAGTTGCTGTTTCTGGAGCGATTGGTTTTATTGGGCTAGTTATTCCACATATCAGCCGGATGCTGGTTGGCTCGGACTATCGACTGCTCCTTCCTGTATCTGCTTTACTCGGTAGTGTACTTCTTGTTACAGCGGATGTTGGTGCTCGATTAATTAATCCTCCCTATGAAACGACGGTAGGCATCGTAACTGCGGCAATTGGTGTCCCATTTTTCTTATACTTAGTAAGAAACGAAGGGAGTCGATCATCATGA
- a CDS encoding FecCD family ABC transporter permease — protein sequence MKRVPKHIIWKMSLLVVLLILAVLASLNFGIISISPGEVLQTFLGNGTPKQKLVLFDLRMPTVILAILVGAFMAVSGTILQGITRNELADPGILGINSGAGLAVVLYITFFKTSTGSLSMAHTFILPLCAFLGALLTAGLIVAIAWKGGFKSIRLVLVGVGINAGLSAILVALQLRLDPLDFTKAMVWISGDLWANQWTYVYALLPWFLLLIPYALYKAHTLNVLNLGTQVANGLGIRTNRERLYLLILAVALAGLGVSAGGGIAFLGLIAPHIARRLTGPKHLTLIPAAVLIGAVILLTAETVGRNVLAPVEIPAGIVVSIISTPYFIYLLLKTK from the coding sequence ATGAAGCGGGTGCCTAAACATATTATTTGGAAGATGTCGCTGCTAGTCGTACTTCTCATACTAGCGGTACTCGCAAGTTTAAACTTTGGCATTATTTCTATCTCACCTGGAGAAGTCTTACAAACGTTTCTAGGAAATGGCACGCCTAAACAAAAACTGGTCTTATTTGATCTTCGTATGCCTACAGTGATCTTAGCCATACTCGTTGGTGCGTTTATGGCGGTCTCTGGAACCATTTTGCAGGGCATTACCCGTAATGAGTTAGCAGACCCTGGAATTCTTGGGATTAACTCAGGAGCTGGTCTTGCTGTCGTCTTATATATAACTTTTTTTAAAACATCAACCGGTAGTTTATCCATGGCTCATACGTTTATTTTACCGCTGTGCGCATTCTTAGGTGCTCTGTTGACCGCAGGGCTGATCGTGGCAATCGCGTGGAAGGGCGGCTTTAAATCGATTCGCTTAGTTTTAGTAGGAGTCGGGATAAATGCAGGTTTAAGCGCCATATTGGTGGCACTGCAATTAAGACTAGATCCGCTTGATTTCACGAAAGCAATGGTTTGGATATCAGGCGATTTATGGGCGAACCAATGGACATATGTTTATGCTTTATTGCCTTGGTTTTTACTTCTTATTCCTTATGCTCTTTACAAGGCCCATACCCTAAACGTTTTAAATTTGGGAACTCAGGTAGCCAATGGACTTGGCATTCGGACAAACAGGGAACGTCTCTATTTACTTATCCTTGCCGTTGCCCTTGCAGGTCTTGGCGTCTCAGCAGGCGGAGGGATTGCTTTCTTAGGGTTAATTGCTCCTCATATTGCACGAAGACTTACGGGTCCAAAGCATCTAACACTGATTCCAGCAGCTGTATTGATCGGCGCGGTTATTTTACTGACAGCCGAGACCGTTGGCAGAAATGTATTAGCACCTGTCGAGATTCCAGCGGGGATTGTTGTTTCTATTATCAGCACACCCTATTTTATCTATCTATTATTGAAAACAAAATAA
- a CDS encoding ABC transporter ATP-binding protein yields the protein MTNLFAEELTIAYDNEVIVDRLNLRFSPGEITAIIGPNGCGKSTILKTMARLQPSQSGAVYLDGKLIHKTPSKEIAKKMAILPQSPDAPEGLSIYELISYGRTPYQSGFSRLTTHDCEMIEWALRVTGLSSIQHQPVDTLSGGQRQRAWIAMAIAQETNLLMLDEPTTYLDPAHQLEVLTLLEKLNKEEGRTIVMVIHDLNHAARFAHHLVALKQGKVIKEGTAEQVMNAEVLKEVFTIDTEIITDPRTGKPAMISYDLIK from the coding sequence ATGACAAACTTATTTGCCGAGGAGTTAACGATTGCATATGATAATGAAGTAATCGTCGATCGTTTGAATCTCAGGTTTTCACCCGGAGAGATTACTGCGATTATCGGTCCGAATGGCTGTGGGAAATCTACTATTTTAAAAACGATGGCCCGGCTGCAGCCAAGCCAATCCGGGGCAGTTTATTTAGACGGAAAACTGATTCATAAAACGCCTTCCAAAGAAATAGCGAAGAAAATGGCTATTTTGCCACAATCTCCTGATGCTCCAGAAGGACTGTCAATATATGAGTTGATTTCTTATGGCCGTACCCCTTATCAGTCAGGGTTTTCACGGTTAACGACGCATGATTGTGAAATGATTGAGTGGGCACTTAGGGTAACAGGATTGAGTTCGATTCAGCACCAGCCAGTAGATACGCTGTCAGGGGGCCAGCGTCAAAGGGCTTGGATTGCAATGGCTATCGCTCAAGAAACGAATTTGCTGATGCTTGATGAACCGACAACCTATTTAGATCCTGCTCACCAGCTTGAGGTTCTGACGTTATTAGAAAAGTTGAATAAAGAAGAGGGACGAACAATCGTTATGGTTATTCACGATTTGAATCACGCTGCACGGTTTGCACACCATCTGGTTGCTCTGAAACAAGGGAAAGTCATCAAAGAGGGAACAGCTGAACAAGTGATGAATGCAGAGGTACTTAAAGAAGTCTTTACTATTGATACAGAGATTATAACGGATCCGCGTACAGGAAAACCCGCAATGATTTCTTATGATTTAATTAAATAA
- a CDS encoding histidine phosphatase family protein, with translation MVTTIYLVRHAHSVYSLDEVNRPLSEEGFKDASQVSYAMNKEQIDIVVSSPYKRAIQTVEGIASHIRKEVVLQPAFRERKLSEEPLENFEDALRKVWSDEEFFWGGGESNLTARQRGILGIHHVLEQYKGKRIVIGTHGNIMILIMSAYDPRYDFHFWRKLDMPDIYQLTFEEKDLIGIKRIWTPS, from the coding sequence ATGGTAACGACGATTTATTTAGTTAGACATGCCCATTCTGTATACAGCCTAGATGAAGTGAATCGGCCTTTGTCAGAAGAAGGGTTTAAGGATGCTAGTCAGGTCAGTTATGCGATGAACAAGGAGCAGATTGATATAGTTGTATCGAGTCCCTATAAACGTGCGATTCAAACCGTAGAGGGAATTGCAAGCCATATCAGGAAAGAGGTTGTGCTGCAGCCTGCTTTTCGGGAAAGAAAGCTTTCAGAAGAACCGTTGGAGAATTTTGAAGATGCTCTTAGAAAGGTTTGGTCTGACGAGGAATTTTTTTGGGGTGGTGGTGAGTCAAATCTTACCGCAAGGCAGAGGGGTATACTAGGAATTCACCACGTACTTGAACAGTATAAGGGAAAAAGGATTGTAATTGGTACTCACGGGAATATCATGATCCTAATCATGAGTGCCTACGATCCGCGTTATGATTTTCATTTTTGGAGAAAGCTTGACATGCCGGATATATATCAGTTGACCTTTGAGGAAAAGGATTTGATTGGAATTAAAAGAATTTGGACACCAAGCTAA
- a CDS encoding nitroreductase family protein translates to MTMPTDQTLSTIIKERHSVRKYDPSYKMSKEELEEILNEAILAPSSSNLQPWRFLVISDQEVKKELRPIANNQEAVETSSAVIAVLGDTEMFKNVDKIYSMNVEAGFMDEGTRDRIVQNTLNSYPLAPKTALESIASFDAGLISMQLMLIARSRGYDTVTMGGFNKQQFSEKFNVEERYVPIVLIAIGKSAGPSFQSSRLPLNEVAKFI, encoded by the coding sequence ATGACTATGCCCACAGATCAAACTTTATCCACCATTATTAAAGAACGTCACTCTGTTAGAAAATATGATCCATCATATAAAATGTCAAAAGAAGAATTGGAAGAGATCTTGAATGAAGCCATTCTTGCCCCATCCTCAAGTAATCTTCAGCCTTGGCGCTTCCTTGTTATTTCTGATCAGGAAGTTAAAAAAGAGTTACGACCGATAGCCAATAACCAAGAAGCCGTTGAAACATCTTCTGCTGTTATTGCCGTGCTGGGTGATACAGAAATGTTCAAAAATGTTGATAAAATCTATAGCATGAATGTTGAAGCTGGTTTCATGGATGAAGGAACACGCGATCGTATTGTTCAAAATACGTTGAACTCATACCCCCTTGCTCCTAAAACAGCTTTAGAGAGTATTGCTTCTTTTGATGCAGGTCTTATCTCCATGCAGCTGATGCTTATTGCCCGCTCAAGGGGCTATGATACCGTGACTATGGGCGGGTTTAATAAGCAGCAATTTAGTGAAAAATTCAATGTAGAAGAACGTTATGTTCCGATTGTATTGATTGCGATTGGCAAGTCAGCAGGACCCTCTTTCCAATCTTCCCGCCTGCCATTGAACGAAGTAGCTAAATTTATCTAA
- a CDS encoding nitric oxide synthase oxygenase, with translation MQELLHEAELFIRTSYIEMNKTETEIKRRLNDVRLSIEKTGEYKHTFEELKYGARMAWRNSNRCIGRLFWESLHVFDQRDLMTIEEVKEALFTHIRFATNQGRIKPVISIFNEKQVRIWNHQLIRYAGYETEEGTIGDPDSIHFTKTCEKLGWKGEGGSYDLLPLVIEMNGYPPEYFDLPNEMIMEVPLRHPEFDWFEELHLKWYAVPIISSMALEIGGISYAAAPFNGWYMGTEIGARNLADEDRYNMLPAVGKRMGLDIQRNSSLWKDRALIELNQAVLYSYKEAGVSIVDHHTAAQQFKLFEKQEAAAVRDVTGDWTWLIPPVSPAATHIFHKSYDNKRVQPAYTYQKLPYE, from the coding sequence ATGCAGGAGTTGCTTCATGAAGCGGAATTATTTATTCGTACGAGTTATATAGAAATGAATAAAACAGAAACTGAAATAAAACGGCGTCTGAATGACGTTCGCCTTTCAATAGAAAAAACGGGTGAGTACAAACATACTTTTGAGGAATTGAAATATGGTGCGAGAATGGCTTGGCGTAACAGTAATCGTTGTATTGGCAGATTATTTTGGGAGTCTTTACATGTTTTTGATCAAAGGGACTTAATGACCATTGAAGAGGTAAAGGAAGCTCTTTTTACTCATATTCGTTTTGCAACGAATCAGGGGAGAATTAAACCAGTGATATCCATCTTCAATGAAAAACAGGTAAGGATTTGGAATCATCAGTTGATTCGTTATGCGGGTTATGAAACGGAAGAAGGTACGATTGGTGATCCGGATTCGATCCATTTTACAAAAACATGTGAAAAACTTGGCTGGAAAGGAGAAGGCGGTTCATATGATCTGCTTCCCCTTGTCATAGAAATGAACGGCTATCCTCCGGAGTACTTTGACTTACCAAATGAAATGATTATGGAGGTCCCATTGCGTCATCCGGAATTTGACTGGTTTGAAGAACTTCATTTGAAATGGTATGCCGTTCCGATTATTTCGAGTATGGCTCTTGAAATAGGAGGAATCTCTTATGCTGCGGCACCATTTAACGGCTGGTATATGGGAACAGAAATTGGAGCACGTAATCTAGCAGATGAAGACCGCTATAACATGCTACCAGCAGTAGGAAAGAGAATGGGACTTGATATTCAAAGAAATTCGTCGCTATGGAAAGATCGTGCCCTAATTGAATTGAATCAAGCTGTATTATATTCCTATAAAGAGGCAGGCGTTAGTATCGTCGATCATCATACTGCAGCGCAGCAATTTAAGCTGTTCGAGAAACAAGAAGCAGCTGCTGTTAGAGACGTTACAGGAGATTGGACATGGTTAATACCACCGGTCTCACCCGCAGCCACACACATTTTCCATAAATCCTATGATAATAAACGGGTTCAACCCGCATATACCTATCAAAAGCTGCCTTATGAGTAA
- a CDS encoding helix-turn-helix domain-containing protein codes for MNIGRKIKNLRLKKGLTQEELGERTDLSKGYISQIERDLSSPSIETFFTIIEVLGCTPKQFFDEEERKQKVVYDEAEQTFYQDEERGYQIQWLVPESNEKEMEPIRLTLKEKGEHKTFEPSLSETFGYVLTGRILVRLGRHVYQAKAGESIYFHASEEHQIVNDHDGLSELLLVVTNSYL; via the coding sequence ATGAATATTGGTCGGAAAATTAAAAACTTACGTTTAAAAAAGGGTCTAACACAAGAAGAACTAGGTGAACGCACCGATTTAAGTAAAGGATATATATCACAAATTGAACGGGACCTCAGTTCACCGTCTATAGAAACCTTCTTTACAATAATAGAAGTTCTTGGCTGTACACCAAAACAGTTTTTCGATGAGGAAGAACGAAAACAAAAAGTGGTGTATGACGAAGCTGAGCAAACCTTTTATCAAGACGAAGAACGCGGATACCAAATTCAGTGGCTCGTTCCGGAATCTAATGAAAAAGAGATGGAACCTATTCGACTGACACTGAAAGAAAAGGGAGAACATAAAACCTTTGAACCTTCACTTTCTGAAACATTTGGGTATGTGTTAACAGGACGAATTCTAGTTCGGCTTGGAAGACATGTTTACCAAGCAAAAGCAGGAGAATCTATCTACTTTCATGCATCAGAAGAGCATCAAATTGTGAACGATCATGATGGTCTTTCGGAATTATTGCTGGTGGTAACAAATTCATACCTTTGA
- a CDS encoding ABC transporter ATP-binding protein gives MSDQVIIRFEGVTKQYDQDSPVLDDVSFEIERGKFYTLLGPSGCGKTTILRLIAGFTEATQGEIYFNGNVINNVPANKRQVNTVFQDYALFPHLNVFENVAFGLRIKKTKKEEVAKKVHEALAFVNLEGYENREIREMSGGQRQRVAIARAIINEPEVILLDEPLSALDLKLRTEMQYELRELQQRLGITFIFVTHDQEEALAMSDEIFVINRGKIQQSGTPTDIYDEPINRFVADFIGESNIVKGKMVADHLVEFVGKQFDCVDQGLNPNEPVEIVIRPEDLEISTRERGKLQVRVDSQLFRGVHYEISSYDKDGNEWLVHSTKKATVGDEIGLYFDSEAIHVMRFGETEEEFDKRLEAYGDGVGHEE, from the coding sequence ATGTCAGACCAAGTAATTATTCGATTTGAGGGTGTAACAAAACAGTACGATCAAGATTCACCCGTGTTAGATGATGTCAGCTTCGAAATTGAACGCGGCAAGTTCTATACACTGCTTGGGCCATCAGGTTGTGGAAAAACAACTATCCTGCGGTTAATTGCTGGATTCACTGAGGCTACGCAGGGAGAGATCTATTTTAATGGAAATGTGATTAATAACGTGCCTGCGAATAAGCGTCAAGTTAACACAGTTTTTCAGGATTACGCCTTGTTTCCGCACTTAAATGTTTTTGAAAATGTTGCATTTGGACTGCGCATTAAAAAAACGAAAAAAGAAGAAGTAGCCAAAAAAGTTCATGAAGCGCTGGCATTTGTTAACCTTGAGGGATATGAGAATAGAGAGATTCGTGAAATGTCCGGTGGACAGCGTCAGCGTGTTGCTATCGCTCGTGCCATCATTAATGAGCCAGAAGTTATTCTTCTAGATGAACCATTATCGGCGCTTGATTTAAAGCTGCGTACCGAAATGCAGTATGAACTTCGTGAATTGCAACAGCGCCTTGGTATTACCTTTATATTTGTTACTCATGACCAAGAAGAAGCATTAGCCATGTCAGATGAGATTTTTGTTATTAACCGCGGTAAAATTCAGCAAAGCGGAACGCCGACGGATATCTATGATGAGCCAATTAATCGTTTTGTTGCTGATTTTATTGGTGAATCAAACATTGTAAAAGGAAAAATGGTGGCTGACCATCTTGTTGAGTTTGTCGGAAAACAATTTGACTGTGTCGATCAGGGGCTTAATCCAAATGAACCGGTGGAAATTGTTATTCGTCCAGAAGATCTTGAAATCTCTACACGTGAACGCGGTAAACTGCAAGTTAGAGTTGATTCCCAGTTGTTCCGGGGGGTTCATTATGAGATCAGCAGTTATGATAAAGATGGAAATGAGTGGCTTGTTCATTCAACTAAAAAGGCAACTGTAGGTGACGAAATCGGATTATACTTTGATTCAGAAGCGATTCACGTTATGCGTTTTGGCGAAACTGAAGAAGAATTCGATAAACGACTTGAAGCTTATGGAGATGGTGTCGGGCATGAAGAATAA